The nucleotide window GCGGATCTTCCCTCTCCCGGCTAGCCAGCCAACCCAGGCAAACGCCATCGCCTTGTCCGCCTGCCCCGCGCAGCCGCGGCACAGCGCGATCACGCTTGCCCGTGGCCCGGCCTTGCGCGGCTTGCCGCCGGGCCATGACGGGGCATGACGCAATACCTGGGAATGCGGCGAGCCGCCTGCGCTTGTCTTCGCGCTTGTCTTTGTTTTTCGTCGCAATCAGCAATAAGGAATCCCGGGGATGATCAACCTGTTCGTCCTGCAAAAAGGCCGGCTTGCCCAGGAGCAGGTCGACGAGCGCAATGAGCTGCTGCAGCACAAGCCGATCTGGATCGATGTCGTCAATCCCGACGACGAGGAACTGAACTGGATCAAGGAAGCCTATGGCGTCGCCCTTCCCGAACTGGAAGACCTGGGCGACCTGGAAGCGTCCGCGCGTTATTTCGAGGGCGAGGACGAGAATATCCATATCCGCACCGACTTCCTGCTCGACGAGGAAGAGGTGTCGCGCAACGTGCGCGTGGCCTTCGTGCTGACCAAGGACGTGCTGTTCTCCATCCACGACGAAGACCTGCCGGTGTTCCGCCTGGTGCGGCTGCGCGCCCGCATGCGCCCGGGCTCGGTGCGCAACGCCAAGGACGTGCTGATGGACCTGTACGCGACCGACGCGGAATACTCGGCCGACTCGATCGAGGAAGTCTACGAACGGCTGGAAGAAGCCAGCCGCCGCGTGCTGGCCGAGAACGTGACCGATGCCGCCGCGGCCGACGTGCTGGAAACCATCGCGCGCGAGGAAGACCTGAACGGACGCATCCGCCGCAACGTGATGGACACGCGCCGCGCGGTGTCCTTCCTGATGCGCAGCCAGCTGTTGTCGGCCGAGCAGCAGGACGAGGCGCGCCAGATCCTGCGCGACATCGACTCGATCGAGAACCACACCGCGTTCCTGTTCGACAAGATCAACTTCCTGATGGACGCCACCGTCGGTTTCATCAACATCAACCAGAACAAGATCATCAAGCTGTTCTCGGTGGTGTCGGTGGCGCTGATGCCGCCCACGCTGATCGCCAGCATCTACGGCATGAACTTCAAGTTCATGCCGGAGCTGGACTGGGGTGCCGGGTATCCGTGGGCGATTGCGCTGATGGCGGTGTCGGCGGCGATCCCGCTGGTGTATTTCCGCAGGAAGGGGTGGTTGAGCTGAGGCCCGCGGCCTCAGTCCGGCAGCGTTGCCGCCCCCATCCGACGCGCGATGATGCCCGCCTTGGCGCGGAAGTTCACGCGCACGTTGGCGCAGTATTCCTTCTTGTCGAAGCACTTGGGCGCCGGGAGCGCCGCCGCCAGGCGCGCCGACTGGCCCACGCTGAGCTTGTCGGCGCTGGTGCGGAAGTAATGCTGCGCCGCGGCCTGCGCGCCGAACACGCCCTCGCCCCACTCCACCGAATTCAGGTAGATCTCGTAGATGCGCTGCTTGTCGAGCCAGAATTCGAGCATCCAGGTGATCGCCAGCTCCTGGCCCTTGCGCAGGTAATGCTGCTCGGACGACAGGAACAGGTTCTTGGCCAGCTGCTGCGTGATGGTGGAACCGCCGCGCACGATGCGGCCGCGCTTCTTGTTGCGCTCCCAGGCATCGAGCATGGCGTCCAGCTCATAGCCGGGATGGTTGACGAAATCGGCGTCCTCGCTGGCGATCACCGCGCGCTTGAGGTTGCGCGAGATGCGGTCGTACGGCACCCACTGCCGGTCGAGGCCGCAGTTCCACACATTGATGCCGCACAGGCGCCAGCGCTCGGCGCGCATGAAGGTGGTGGTGGTGGGATTCAGGTACTGCCAGCTGGCGATCTGCACGAAGAAGTACAGCTGCATCGCCACCACGCCGGCGGCCACGCAGCCCAGCAGGTAGCCGAGCCAGCGCACCGGATTGAAGACGGCGCGGGCCGGCGCCGCGTGGGTGCGGGCGGCACTGGCCGTGCGCTTGCGGTTGGCCACGGCTGGCGGCGCCCCGGTCAGCCCTTGCGTTCGGCCTGCAGCGCGGCGCGCAGCTCGGCCAGCACGGGTGCGGTGCGCGGACGCACGCCGCGCCAGATGTAGAAGGCCTCGGCGGCCTGCTCGACCAGCATGCCCAGGCCGTCGCTCGCGCGCGCGCCGCAGCGCGCGGCGAACTGCAGGAACACGGTGGGCTCGGCGCCGTACATCATGTCGTAGGCCAGCACGCCCTCACCGAGCAGGAACTCGGGCACCGGCGGCACCTCGCCGTGCAGGCTGCTGGACGAGGCATTGATGACCACGTCGACGGCTTCGTCCTCGGACAGGCCCTCGAGCGCATCGAGGCCGCCGCCCCACAGCTCGACGCCATACTGGTCGGCCGCCTCGACGAATTCTTCGAGCATGTCGCTGGCGCGCGACGCGGTGCGGTTGGCCACCACGATGCGCGAGGGACGGCATTCGATCAGCGGCAGCATCGCGCCCATCGCCGCGCCGCCGGCGCCCAGCAGCAGCACGCGCTTGCCTTCGATCAGCGTATCGAGATTGTCCTGGATATCGCGCACCAGGCCGATGCCGTCGGTATTGTCGCCATGGACCAGGCCCTCTTCGATCCACA belongs to Cupriavidus taiwanensis and includes:
- the corA gene encoding magnesium/cobalt transporter CorA, which translates into the protein MINLFVLQKGRLAQEQVDERNELLQHKPIWIDVVNPDDEELNWIKEAYGVALPELEDLGDLEASARYFEGEDENIHIRTDFLLDEEEVSRNVRVAFVLTKDVLFSIHDEDLPVFRLVRLRARMRPGSVRNAKDVLMDLYATDAEYSADSIEEVYERLEEASRRVLAENVTDAAAADVLETIAREEDLNGRIRRNVMDTRRAVSFLMRSQLLSAEQQDEARQILRDIDSIENHTAFLFDKINFLMDATVGFININQNKIIKLFSVVSVALMPPTLIASIYGMNFKFMPELDWGAGYPWAIALMAVSAAIPLVYFRRKGWLS
- the mtgA gene encoding monofunctional biosynthetic peptidoglycan transglycosylase — protein: MRWLGYLLGCVAAGVVAMQLYFFVQIASWQYLNPTTTTFMRAERWRLCGINVWNCGLDRQWVPYDRISRNLKRAVIASEDADFVNHPGYELDAMLDAWERNKKRGRIVRGGSTITQQLAKNLFLSSEQHYLRKGQELAITWMLEFWLDKQRIYEIYLNSVEWGEGVFGAQAAAQHYFRTSADKLSVGQSARLAAALPAPKCFDKKEYCANVRVNFRAKAGIIARRMGAATLPD
- the aroE gene encoding shikimate dehydrogenase → MTSTDPSQASPDRYVVIGNPVAHSRSPAIHAAFARQTGEAVQYDRLEAPLDGFADTVRKFFADGGYGCNVTVPFKLEAYDLADQLTERAEAAGAVNTLWIEEGLVHGDNTDGIGLVRDIQDNLDTLIEGKRVLLLGAGGAAMGAMLPLIECRPSRIVVANRTASRASDMLEEFVEAADQYGVELWGGGLDALEGLSEDEAVDVVINASSSSLHGEVPPVPEFLLGEGVLAYDMMYGAEPTVFLQFAARCGARASDGLGMLVEQAAEAFYIWRGVRPRTAPVLAELRAALQAERKG